In Rhizobiaceae bacterium, the sequence GCGGCGCATTGGCGGGTTCGATCTGGTGATCGATGCGTCCGGCGCGCGGTCGCGGCTGAGGCGACGTGCCGATCGCAGCGCGGAACCGAAGCCGCTCGCCTATGGCGCGTTCTGGGCTTCGCTCGGCTGGTGCGACGGGTTTCAGCGCAACGCGCTGACGCAGCGCTACGACCGAGCAAGCGTGATGATCGGCGTGCTGCCGATCGGCCGGGCCGAGGCTGGCGGCGAGGAGATGGCCGCCTTCTTCTGGAGTCTGAAGCCGGACGCTGCCGAGCGGGTGAAGGCTGCGGGCATCGATGCGTGGAGGGAACGGGTCGGCTCGTTCTGGCCGGAATGCGCGGCATTCACGGACCAGATCGACGGTTTCGAGCAGCTTTCTCTGGCGCGCTACGGTCATCATACGCTGGCGCGGCCGGCGGGGCGCAGGATGGCGGTGATTGGCGACGCCTCGCATTCGACCAGCCCGCAACTGGGGCAGGGAGCGAACATGGCGCTGCTCGACGCCGCGGCGCTGGCGCATGCGCTGAAGACGAGCGGCAGCCTCGAAGACGCGCTGGAGGCCTATTGCCGGGCGAGGCGCTGGCATCTGCGCCTCTTCCAGTCCCTGTCATGGATGTTCACGCCTTTCTACCAGTCGGACTCGGTG encodes:
- a CDS encoding FAD-dependent monooxygenase; this encodes MKIPKQIAIAGAGPAGLAAALYLGRTGHRVTIFERFDAPKPVGSGLILQPTGLTVLADLGLLDRILALGARIDRLYGADARSGRTVLDVRYDALKGGRFGLAVHRAALFNVLFDAVSEAGIAAETGVDVADVEHDGERAFLITGEGRRIGGFDLVIDASGARSRLRRRADRSAEPKPLAYGAFWASLGWCDGFQRNALTQRYDRASVMIGVLPIGRAEAGGEEMAAFFWSLKPDAAERVKAAGIDAWRERVGSFWPECAAFTDQIDGFEQLSLARYGHHTLARPAGRRMAVIGDASHSTSPQLGQGANMALLDAAALAHALKTSGSLEDALEAYCRARRWHLRLFQSLSWMFTPFYQSDSVFLPFLRDRLVASIARIPPAPQFLAAMVAGTVIDPFAKAGLGEHSWARKRQST